A window of Longispora fulva contains these coding sequences:
- a CDS encoding phosphotransferase, with amino-acid sequence MELLASGRDADVYAIDRDRVLRRYKGNRNSAGEKTIMARLHTLGFPVPRVYSARQRDLIMERLYGPTMVEALVSRDLEAERAGEMLAELHKRLHKLPPPVPNKPDHRVLHLDLHPGNVIITSKGPVVIDWRNARTGEPGLDRAVTGVILAHVAAGDSILAAPARDLLAAYREALGEPLSHVREAMAFRAADAHLTEEERNELSRAEALLV; translated from the coding sequence GTGGAACTCCTCGCGTCCGGCAGGGACGCCGACGTCTACGCCATCGACCGCGACCGCGTGCTGCGCCGCTACAAGGGCAACCGCAACTCGGCCGGCGAGAAGACCATCATGGCCCGGCTGCACACACTGGGCTTCCCTGTGCCCAGGGTCTACTCGGCCCGGCAACGCGACCTCATCATGGAACGCCTCTACGGCCCCACCATGGTCGAGGCCCTCGTCTCCCGCGACCTGGAGGCCGAGCGCGCCGGCGAGATGCTCGCCGAGCTGCACAAGCGGCTGCACAAGCTGCCCCCGCCGGTCCCCAACAAACCCGATCACCGGGTACTGCACCTGGACCTGCACCCCGGCAACGTCATCATCACCTCCAAGGGACCGGTGGTGATCGACTGGCGCAACGCCCGCACCGGTGAGCCAGGGCTCGACCGGGCCGTGACCGGGGTCATCCTGGCGCACGTCGCCGCCGGGGACAGCATTCTGGCCGCGCCGGCCAGGGACCTGCTGGCCGCGTACCGGGAGGCGCTCGGGGAGCCGCTGAGCCATGTCCGGGAGGCGATGGCGTTCCGCGCCGCGGACGCGCACCTCACCGAGGAGGAGCGCAACGAGTTGTCGCGCGCGGAGGCGTTGCTGGTGTAG
- a CDS encoding type 1 glutamine amidotransferase, whose translation MTRTLVIENDPKDDLRRLGDWLTGAGLELEVVRPHAGDELPETLEGYAAFVVMGGAQDAYEAPDGTPGAPWFPAVEKLFRKAVRERVPTLGVCLGAQILAQAMGGTVERARNGPNIGARFVARRDAAERDALFSEIPLGPDALQWHFDEITELPLNATLLAASPRWPNQAFRVGDRAWGLQFHIECDVDMIRVWATNDAETLKELGTDAETVIAGCAAVMDDVRETWQPFAERFAKLAQGKSPGPLTLIDLPPR comes from the coding sequence GTGACGCGGACGCTGGTGATCGAGAACGACCCGAAGGACGACCTGCGCAGGCTCGGCGACTGGCTGACCGGCGCGGGGCTGGAGCTGGAGGTCGTGCGGCCCCACGCGGGCGACGAGCTGCCGGAGACCCTGGAGGGCTACGCGGCGTTCGTGGTCATGGGCGGTGCGCAGGACGCCTACGAGGCCCCGGACGGCACGCCTGGCGCCCCGTGGTTCCCGGCGGTGGAGAAGCTGTTCCGCAAGGCCGTCCGGGAACGGGTGCCGACCCTGGGCGTGTGCCTCGGGGCGCAGATCCTGGCCCAGGCGATGGGCGGCACGGTCGAGCGGGCGCGCAACGGGCCGAACATCGGGGCCCGGTTCGTGGCCCGCCGCGACGCCGCCGAGCGTGACGCGCTGTTTTCGGAGATCCCGCTCGGGCCGGACGCGTTGCAGTGGCACTTCGACGAGATCACCGAGCTGCCGTTGAACGCGACACTGCTGGCGGCCTCGCCCCGCTGGCCCAACCAGGCGTTCCGGGTCGGGGACAGGGCGTGGGGGCTGCAGTTCCACATCGAGTGCGACGTGGACATGATCCGGGTCTGGGCGACCAACGACGCGGAGACGCTGAAGGAGCTGGGCACGGACGCGGAGACCGTGATCGCCGGCTGCGCGGCCGTGATGGACGACGTGCGCGAGACGTGGCAGCCGTTCGCCGAGCGGTTCGCCAAGCTGGCCCAGGGCAAGAGCCCGGGGCCGCTGACCCTGATCGACCTGCCGCCGCGGTAA
- the cutA gene encoding divalent-cation tolerance protein CutA, with product MALEFVQVSTTVASQQAAAELARSAVEARLAACAQIAGPITSIYWWLDSVESAPEYVIWFKTTVERYQDLEDHIRSGHTYDVPEVVCVPIVAGNPDYLSWVRDESTAVETPQD from the coding sequence GTGGCTCTCGAGTTCGTCCAGGTGTCGACCACGGTCGCGTCCCAGCAGGCCGCCGCCGAGCTGGCCCGCAGCGCCGTCGAGGCCCGGCTCGCGGCGTGCGCCCAGATCGCCGGCCCCATCACGAGCATCTACTGGTGGCTCGACAGCGTGGAGTCCGCGCCGGAGTACGTGATCTGGTTCAAGACCACTGTCGAGCGTTACCAGGACCTGGAGGACCACATCCGCTCCGGGCACACCTACGACGTGCCGGAGGTGGTGTGCGTGCCCATCGTCGCTGGCAACCCCGATTACCTGTCCTGGGTCCGCGACGAGTCCACGGCCGTCGAAACCCCACAGGACTGA
- a CDS encoding DUF4395 domain-containing protein, whose product MLLDPRGPRFSAAVTALVLIVVLVTGSGWLALAQAVVFALSAFRPALSPYGLVYRVLLAPRLGRPAELEPAAPVRFAQLVGFGFAAVAAVGYLAGAPVVGAVAAGFALAAAFLNSVFGLCLGCEAFLLYRRARHRPVQSRVPNPAA is encoded by the coding sequence ATGTTGTTGGATCCCCGTGGGCCCCGGTTCTCCGCCGCGGTCACCGCGCTCGTCCTCATCGTCGTGCTCGTCACCGGTTCCGGGTGGCTGGCCCTCGCCCAGGCCGTCGTCTTCGCCCTCAGCGCGTTCCGCCCGGCGCTGTCGCCCTACGGCCTCGTCTACCGTGTGCTGCTCGCGCCCCGGCTGGGACGGCCGGCGGAGCTGGAGCCCGCAGCGCCGGTCCGGTTCGCCCAGCTGGTCGGGTTCGGATTCGCCGCGGTGGCGGCCGTGGGCTATCTGGCCGGTGCCCCCGTCGTCGGGGCCGTGGCCGCCGGGTTCGCGCTGGCCGCTGCGTTCCTGAACTCCGTCTTCGGCCTGTGCCTGGGCTGCGAGGCGTTCCTGCTGTACCGCAGGGCGAGGCACCGCCCGGTCCAGTCCCGCGTCCCGAACCCGGCAGCCTAA
- a CDS encoding GNAT family N-acetyltransferase: MTNWQSTVLGQEHDLTKFDCGNALLTTWLHRDALRSQAAGAARTFVWTDGDDPAVVAFYSLAPTRIMRDEVTGGLAGGYSQIPGYLIARLALDRSLHGQGLGSELLFDAIGSIVRAAETGGGRLIVVDAIDDAAFEFYRHHNFKAVDGGVARRLYMKIATARKEMRISSLDMVRDPETGLVATTIRRPDGSVSPLVIDPQEAKALGEAFLNRAAQAVPGARVSFDDIILEVLGRDPRHD, encoded by the coding sequence ATGACGAATTGGCAGTCAACCGTCCTGGGCCAAGAGCATGACCTCACCAAGTTCGATTGCGGCAATGCACTCCTCACCACCTGGCTGCACCGGGACGCTCTGCGCTCTCAAGCCGCAGGAGCGGCGCGAACCTTCGTGTGGACTGACGGCGATGACCCGGCGGTTGTTGCCTTCTACTCGCTAGCCCCGACCCGGATCATGCGCGACGAAGTCACGGGCGGGTTGGCAGGCGGCTACTCCCAAATCCCCGGATACCTGATCGCCCGACTTGCGCTCGACAGGTCCCTTCACGGGCAAGGGCTGGGTAGCGAACTGCTCTTCGATGCGATCGGCAGCATCGTGCGCGCAGCCGAAACTGGCGGCGGGCGTCTGATCGTTGTCGACGCGATCGACGATGCGGCGTTCGAGTTCTACCGTCACCACAACTTCAAGGCGGTCGACGGAGGCGTGGCCAGGCGGCTGTACATGAAGATCGCCACAGCCCGCAAGGAAATGCGGATCTCCAGCCTCGACATGGTCCGAGATCCTGAGACTGGGCTGGTCGCAACCACCATCCGCAGGCCAGATGGTTCCGTGTCGCCGCTCGTCATCGACCCTCAGGAAGCCAAAGCCCTCGGCGAGGCCTTCCTGAACCGCGCGGCTCAGGCCGTTCCAGGCGCCCGCGTCAGTTTTGACGACATCATCCTTGAGGTATTGGGGCGAGACCCGCGGCACGACTAG
- a CDS encoding MAB_1171c family putative transporter: MITAVPYVAFVVALLASGYKLIRGGGAAGLRYLCGAIVCFGAAAAVLAPGTVVLAIRYEVFPHTSLLVGNGLIMGGSLCLALLSRTVHSSGRPVVPLTAFVICYVTMLVLVFSETTESTTHFNDTYGDRPAIALATLICLSYIGWGMCTFFRLLGHYVRHADEPVLRFGLRVVATGTVFGLSWVAWTSVRAVGRVVHFHPHLDHPPPVSTLLGAVAVLLWALGATLSAWGTHLVRPYRWLRAMHGYLALAPLWSELHEAFPEIALERSTSRLPWDAGFALYRRVIEIRDAHLALRGYFHPEVSAWVRGQDPTVAEAARVTAALVAHGAGHRYLTSPAPPHDVGPTVESEAAWLIGVTRAFTGSRTVAEIRRRVQAELGVPTASVTR; this comes from the coding sequence ATGATCACGGCCGTGCCGTACGTGGCGTTCGTGGTCGCGTTGCTGGCCTCCGGGTACAAGTTGATCCGGGGTGGCGGGGCGGCCGGGCTGCGGTACCTGTGCGGGGCGATCGTCTGCTTCGGGGCCGCGGCGGCCGTGCTGGCCCCGGGCACCGTGGTGCTGGCGATCCGCTACGAGGTCTTCCCGCACACGAGCCTGCTCGTCGGCAACGGGCTGATCATGGGCGGGAGCCTGTGCCTGGCACTGCTGTCGCGCACCGTGCACAGCTCCGGCCGGCCCGTGGTGCCGCTGACGGCGTTCGTGATCTGCTACGTCACCATGCTCGTGCTGGTGTTCTCGGAGACTACCGAGTCCACGACCCATTTCAACGACACGTACGGCGACCGGCCGGCGATCGCGCTGGCGACCCTGATCTGCCTGAGCTACATCGGCTGGGGCATGTGCACGTTCTTCCGGCTCCTCGGGCACTACGTCCGGCACGCCGACGAGCCGGTGCTGCGGTTCGGCCTGCGGGTCGTGGCCACAGGTACCGTTTTCGGCCTGTCCTGGGTGGCCTGGACGTCCGTGCGGGCCGTGGGCCGGGTCGTGCACTTCCACCCGCACCTCGACCACCCGCCGCCGGTGTCGACGCTGCTGGGTGCGGTGGCCGTGCTGCTGTGGGCGCTGGGCGCGACCCTGAGCGCGTGGGGCACCCACCTGGTCCGGCCGTACCGCTGGCTGCGGGCGATGCACGGCTACCTGGCACTGGCACCACTGTGGTCGGAGCTGCACGAGGCGTTCCCGGAGATCGCGTTGGAACGGTCCACGTCCCGGCTGCCCTGGGACGCCGGCTTCGCGCTGTACCGCAGGGTGATCGAGATCCGCGACGCGCACCTGGCCCTGCGCGGCTACTTCCATCCCGAGGTGTCCGCCTGGGTCAGGGGCCAGGACCCGACCGTCGCAGAGGCCGCCCGGGTCACCGCGGCGCTCGTCGCGCACGGGGCCGGGCACCGCTATCTGACCTCCCCCGCGCCGCCGCACGATGTCGGGCCCACCGTCGAGTCCGAGGCCGCGTGGCTGATCGGCGTGACCCGGGCGTTCACCGGTTCCCGGACCGTCGCCGAGATCCGCCGACGGGTTCAGGCGGAACTGGGTGTGCCGACCGCATCGGTCACCCGATAG
- a CDS encoding helix-turn-helix transcriptional regulator, with translation MNRTDRLYALVEELRAVAPRPRSARWLAARFEVSSRTVERDLSALQQSGVPIYAEPGRTGGYVLDRSHTLPPVNVTPSEAIAMAVALHKLAGTPFEEGGRAALHKLLAVMPAGDVSATRDLAERVHMVGPPQAPVPRAIAEALTAGRALRLIYLDKQGAESTRVVEPLGYVGGRAWYLLAWCRLRDAARVFRLDRIVAVERLDDPVRPRTFGRDQLDIPCDLLNGVPVVGS, from the coding sequence ATGAACCGCACGGACCGGCTGTACGCGCTCGTCGAGGAGCTCCGCGCCGTCGCGCCCCGCCCCCGCAGCGCCCGCTGGCTGGCGGCCCGGTTCGAGGTGTCCAGCCGCACCGTCGAGCGCGACCTGTCGGCCCTGCAGCAGTCCGGCGTGCCGATCTACGCCGAGCCGGGCCGCACCGGGGGCTACGTGCTCGACCGCAGCCACACGCTGCCGCCGGTCAACGTGACGCCGTCGGAGGCGATCGCGATGGCCGTGGCGTTGCACAAGCTCGCCGGCACCCCGTTCGAGGAGGGCGGCCGGGCGGCGTTGCACAAGCTGCTCGCCGTGATGCCCGCCGGCGACGTGTCGGCGACGCGGGACCTGGCCGAGCGGGTGCACATGGTCGGCCCGCCGCAGGCCCCGGTGCCCCGGGCGATCGCGGAGGCGCTGACCGCCGGCCGGGCGCTGCGCCTGATCTACCTGGACAAACAGGGCGCGGAGTCGACCCGGGTGGTCGAGCCGCTGGGCTATGTCGGCGGCCGGGCGTGGTATCTGCTGGCGTGGTGCCGGCTCCGCGACGCCGCCCGGGTGTTCCGGCTCGACCGGATCGTCGCCGTCGAGCGGCTGGACGATCCGGTGCGGCCCCGCACTTTCGGGCGTGACCAACTAGACATCCCCTGCGACCTGCTCAACGGGGTGCCGGTCGTGGGATCGTAG
- a CDS encoding bifunctional [glutamine synthetase] adenylyltransferase/[glutamine synthetase]-adenylyl-L-tyrosine phosphorylase, producing MRPADPELAARQLQRLAEAGVAGVPAPRLLAVLGASSALGDHLIAYPEDIAALDGHVPALGDLKRDYRRSLLRIAADDLVGAVDTEATMRALSGLADATMAEALPGGSADFELAVVAMGKCGANELNYVSDVDVIFVAEGDLTAASAAAAAMMTSCGLAAWPVDAGLRPEGRSGPLVRSLASHAAYYRKWAHTWEFQALLKARHAAGDADLGRAWLDDVTPLVWRAGDRPNIVEDVRAMRRRVEAHNRDGEREIKLGPGGLRDIEFTVQLLQLVHGRADESLRAAGTLPALRALTAGGYVGRADGEILEQAYLFLRTVEHRLQLQRLRRTHTVPSDAHGLRWLAGSLDSTVEEFDREWRRHAREVRRLHEKLLYRPLLEAVAKVPTEGLRLTAKAAGDRLGILGFADPAGALRHIEALTGGVTRTAAIQKTLLPVLLAEWADAPSPDQGLLAYRHVSEKLGSTPWYLRLLRDEGPVALRLARLLGLSRYVTDLLARDPEALRLLAEDRELVPSTPEALRRGLEAAVARHTSAESAVSAIRAQRRRELLRIACADMLGKLDPVAVGRALSDVTDAVLDATVRLANPAGRFAIIGMGRLGGSEQSFGSDVDVLFVCDDGEEQQGMWIAEQVRSLLGAPAPDPPLIIDAGLRPEGRQGPLVRSLTAYRQYYAKWAQVWEVQALLRARPVAGDPTLGAEFVAMADRVRYPAHGLTLAQVTEIRRIKARVDSERLPRGADPTTHVKLGRGGLADVEWTVQLLQLRHGVRGTSTLTALAALRLDPADEEALRDAWLLASRVRDALMLIRGRPGDQLPRHGVELAGIVRVLGRSGDPQEFVQEYLRTARHARAVVERLFYQ from the coding sequence ATGCGCCCAGCCGACCCCGAACTCGCCGCCCGGCAGCTCCAACGCCTCGCCGAGGCCGGGGTGGCCGGCGTGCCCGCGCCGCGGCTGCTGGCCGTACTCGGGGCGTCCTCCGCGCTGGGGGACCACCTGATCGCGTACCCGGAGGACATCGCGGCCCTCGACGGCCACGTGCCGGCGCTCGGGGACCTCAAGCGCGACTACCGGCGGTCGTTGCTGCGGATCGCAGCCGACGACCTTGTCGGGGCCGTGGACACCGAGGCGACGATGCGGGCGCTGTCGGGGCTCGCGGACGCGACGATGGCCGAGGCGCTGCCGGGAGGTTCGGCGGACTTCGAGCTGGCCGTGGTCGCGATGGGCAAGTGCGGGGCCAACGAGCTCAACTACGTCAGCGACGTCGACGTCATCTTCGTCGCCGAGGGCGACTTGACCGCCGCCAGCGCCGCCGCCGCCGCGATGATGACCAGCTGTGGCCTGGCCGCCTGGCCGGTCGACGCCGGTCTGCGGCCCGAGGGACGCAGCGGCCCGCTGGTGCGAAGCCTCGCCAGCCACGCGGCGTACTACCGCAAATGGGCGCACACCTGGGAGTTCCAGGCCCTGCTCAAGGCCCGGCACGCCGCAGGCGACGCCGACCTCGGCCGGGCCTGGCTCGACGACGTCACCCCGCTGGTCTGGCGGGCCGGCGACCGGCCGAACATCGTCGAGGACGTGCGCGCGATGCGCCGCCGGGTCGAGGCGCACAACCGCGACGGCGAGCGGGAGATCAAGCTCGGACCGGGCGGCCTGCGCGACATCGAGTTCACGGTGCAGCTGTTGCAGCTCGTGCACGGCCGGGCCGACGAGTCGCTGCGCGCAGCAGGCACCCTGCCGGCGCTGCGGGCGCTGACGGCCGGCGGCTACGTGGGCCGGGCCGACGGGGAGATCCTGGAGCAGGCGTACCTGTTCCTGCGGACCGTGGAGCACCGGTTGCAGTTGCAGCGGCTGCGCCGGACGCACACCGTGCCGTCGGACGCGCACGGGCTGCGCTGGCTCGCCGGGTCGCTGGACAGCACCGTCGAGGAGTTCGACCGCGAGTGGCGGCGGCACGCCCGCGAGGTGCGCCGGCTGCACGAGAAGCTGCTGTACCGGCCGCTGCTGGAGGCCGTCGCGAAGGTGCCGACCGAGGGGCTGCGGCTCACCGCCAAGGCCGCCGGCGACCGGCTCGGGATCCTCGGGTTCGCCGACCCGGCCGGGGCGCTGAGGCACATCGAGGCGCTGACCGGTGGGGTGACGCGCACGGCGGCGATCCAGAAGACCCTTCTTCCGGTACTCCTCGCCGAGTGGGCCGACGCGCCCTCCCCGGACCAGGGCCTGCTCGCGTACCGGCACGTGTCGGAGAAGTTGGGTTCCACGCCCTGGTATCTGCGGCTGCTCCGCGACGAGGGGCCCGTCGCGCTCCGGCTGGCCCGGCTGCTGGGGCTGTCGCGCTACGTCACCGACCTGCTGGCGCGCGACCCAGAGGCGTTGCGGTTGCTGGCCGAGGACCGGGAGCTGGTGCCCAGTACCCCCGAGGCGTTGCGGCGGGGACTCGAGGCCGCGGTCGCGCGGCACACGTCGGCCGAATCGGCGGTCTCGGCGATCCGGGCGCAGCGCCGCAGGGAGCTGCTCCGGATCGCCTGCGCCGACATGCTCGGCAAACTCGACCCGGTCGCCGTCGGCCGGGCGCTGTCGGACGTCACCGACGCCGTGCTCGACGCCACGGTCCGGCTCGCCAACCCGGCCGGCCGGTTCGCGATCATCGGCATGGGCCGGCTCGGCGGATCGGAGCAGAGCTTCGGATCCGATGTGGACGTGCTGTTCGTCTGCGACGACGGCGAGGAACAGCAGGGCATGTGGATCGCCGAGCAGGTCCGCAGCCTGCTGGGCGCCCCGGCCCCCGACCCGCCCCTGATCATCGACGCCGGGCTGCGCCCCGAGGGCCGCCAGGGCCCGCTGGTCCGCAGCCTGACCGCCTACCGGCAGTACTACGCCAAGTGGGCCCAGGTCTGGGAGGTCCAGGCGCTGCTGCGCGCCCGACCGGTGGCAGGTGACCCGACCCTGGGCGCGGAGTTCGTCGCGATGGCCGACCGGGTGCGCTACCCCGCGCACGGGCTCACCCTCGCCCAGGTCACCGAGATCCGCCGGATCAAGGCCCGGGTCGACAGCGAACGCCTGCCCCGGGGCGCGGACCCGACCACACACGTCAAACTCGGCCGCGGCGGGCTCGCCGACGTCGAATGGACCGTGCAACTGCTCCAGCTCCGCCACGGCGTCCGGGGCACCTCGACCCTGACCGCCCTCGCCGCGCTCCGCCTCGACCCCGCCGACGAGGAGGCGCTGCGCGACGCGTGGCTGCTCGCCAGCCGGGTCCGCGACGCGCTGATGCTGATCCGGGGCCGGCCCGGCGACCAACTGCCCCGACACGGGGTAGAACTGGCCGGCATCGTCCGGGTACTCGGCCGGTCAGGGGACCCGCAGGAGTTCGTCCAGGAGTACCTGCGCACCGCCCGGCACGCCCGCGCCGTCGTCGAGCGACTGTTTTATCAGTAA
- a CDS encoding VOC family protein — protein MSEWQNGIGWFEIGTDDVGSTEAFYGSVFGWQFSAQGPYREVTTPARKSIRGGVFPTEGHAPNYATFYIVVADVPGTCAAAVAAGGKVLAPPTDGPDGLVFAHLSDPTGNHIAVYSPQTGKDV, from the coding sequence ATGTCCGAGTGGCAGAACGGGATCGGCTGGTTCGAGATCGGCACCGACGACGTGGGGAGCACGGAGGCCTTCTACGGCTCGGTGTTCGGCTGGCAGTTCTCAGCGCAGGGGCCGTACCGCGAGGTCACGACCCCGGCGCGCAAGTCGATTCGGGGCGGGGTGTTCCCGACCGAGGGCCACGCGCCCAACTACGCCACGTTCTACATCGTGGTCGCCGACGTGCCCGGCACGTGCGCGGCGGCTGTGGCGGCCGGCGGCAAGGTGCTCGCCCCGCCGACCGACGGCCCCGACGGGCTGGTCTTCGCGCACCTGTCCGACCCGACCGGCAACCACATCGCCGTGTACAGCCCGCAGACCGGCAAGGACGTCTGA
- the mptB gene encoding polyprenol phosphomannose-dependent alpha 1,6 mannosyltransferase MptB yields MRISRYTGLLGAVALAVAGYLGGALPHADLRSTVPGILGYPRTAGAVVLYAAGVGLLSWAWLRLAGPARLGRAGSPARPGWEGLSVRWVLVTAGLWALPLLLAPPLASRDAYAYACQGATYAAGHSPYAEGVAALPCPWVDTVSFIWRDTPAPYGPGFVVLAGAAAALAGGSLLAALGWLRLIALAGALLIAWRAPALARACGTDPGRALWLGLAAPLVGIHLVSGAHNDGLMIGLVVAALAAATRARPGWRGVLVVGALLGLALAIKVTAVVVLPFAALLLAGPLRDPATTEAGTPAEAATPAGDEPGGRVQSRIGAPVGRVLGFGVGLAGVSAVVLWFVSLATTLGFGWVDGLVSSGDSRQWTSLPTGVGFAIDYLFLPAGHTAVPVTRALGIGVLGIVLVALFVRTAGWGGLPWGARQGRGAERPGPAGPRRTDPATPRRVVAAAGWALGCTVLLAPVFHPWYALWPLTLLAVADWRRWLGWVATGLAFLILPDGFNLARVTKLPGALLMAALAGVLLWRVLRTAVGTRVGLLRNR; encoded by the coding sequence GTGCGGATCAGCCGATACACCGGATTGTTGGGGGCCGTGGCGCTGGCCGTGGCCGGGTACCTCGGCGGGGCGCTGCCGCACGCCGACCTGCGCTCCACGGTGCCGGGCATCCTGGGGTACCCCCGCACGGCCGGGGCCGTCGTGCTGTACGCCGCCGGCGTCGGACTGCTGTCCTGGGCCTGGCTCCGCCTGGCCGGCCCCGCCCGGCTCGGGCGGGCCGGCTCGCCCGCCCGGCCCGGGTGGGAGGGGCTGTCCGTGCGGTGGGTGCTGGTCACCGCCGGGCTGTGGGCGCTGCCGCTGCTGCTCGCCCCGCCGCTGGCCAGCAGGGACGCGTACGCCTACGCCTGCCAGGGGGCGACCTACGCCGCGGGGCACAGCCCGTACGCGGAGGGCGTCGCCGCCCTGCCCTGCCCCTGGGTGGACACGGTCTCCTTCATCTGGCGGGACACGCCGGCGCCGTACGGGCCCGGGTTCGTCGTGCTCGCCGGCGCGGCGGCGGCCCTCGCCGGGGGCAGCCTGCTGGCGGCCCTCGGCTGGCTCCGGCTGATCGCGCTCGCCGGGGCGCTCCTGATCGCCTGGCGTGCGCCCGCCCTGGCCCGGGCCTGCGGCACCGACCCGGGACGGGCCCTGTGGCTCGGCCTCGCCGCACCGCTCGTCGGCATCCACCTCGTGTCCGGGGCACACAACGACGGCCTGATGATCGGCCTGGTGGTGGCGGCACTGGCGGCGGCGACCCGAGCCCGGCCCGGCTGGCGGGGGGTACTCGTCGTCGGGGCGCTCCTCGGGCTGGCCCTCGCGATCAAGGTCACGGCGGTGGTGGTGCTCCCGTTCGCGGCCCTGCTCCTCGCGGGCCCGCTCCGCGACCCCGCTACCACCGAAGCCGGGACCCCGGCCGAAGCCGCGACCCCCGCCGGAGACGAGCCCGGCGGTCGGGTCCAGTCTCGGATCGGTGCCCCGGTCGGCAGGGTTCTCGGATTCGGGGTCGGGCTCGCTGGCGTCTCCGCCGTCGTTCTCTGGTTCGTCTCCCTCGCCACCACGCTCGGCTTCGGCTGGGTCGACGGCCTGGTCAGCAGCGGCGACTCCCGGCAGTGGACCTCCCTGCCCACCGGGGTCGGGTTCGCGATCGACTACCTGTTCCTGCCGGCCGGGCACACGGCGGTGCCGGTGACGCGGGCGTTGGGGATCGGGGTGTTGGGGATCGTGCTGGTGGCGCTCTTCGTGCGGACCGCAGGGTGGGGTGGTCTTCCGTGGGGGGCCCGGCAGGGCCGGGGCGCGGAGCGCCCCGGCCCTGCCGGGCCACGCCGAACAGACCCCGCCACCCCCCGACGCGTCGTCGCCGCAGCCGGCTGGGCGCTCGGCTGCACCGTGCTCCTCGCCCCGGTCTTCCACCCCTGGTACGCCCTGTGGCCCCTCACCCTCCTCGCCGTCGCCGACTGGCGGCGCTGGCTCGGCTGGGTCGCCACGGGCCTGGCGTTCCTCATCCTGCCCGACGGCTTCAACCTGGCCAGGGTCACCAAACTCCCGGGGGCGCTGCTGATGGCGGCCCTGGCAGGTGTCCTGCTGTGGCGGGTGCTGAGGACGGCCGTCGGAACCCGGGTCGGGCTCCTCCGTAACCGGTGA
- a CDS encoding thioredoxin family protein — protein MSPGVWVVVAVLGAATVVGMLWRRSNGRMRDVADHTASGGVAAGDASLGGASDADVGHPALAGLGLEWNLPVTLVQFSSAFCAPCRATRLLCADVAARIPGVGHVEVDAEHHLDTVRALDIRRTPTVLVVDAAGRIVRRASGLPTRSQLMTAIADLV, from the coding sequence ATGTCTCCCGGCGTGTGGGTCGTGGTGGCCGTGCTCGGCGCGGCGACCGTCGTCGGCATGCTGTGGCGCCGTTCGAACGGCCGGATGCGCGACGTGGCCGACCACACGGCCTCCGGCGGTGTCGCGGCCGGGGACGCGTCGCTGGGCGGCGCGTCGGATGCCGATGTCGGGCATCCCGCGCTCGCCGGGCTCGGGCTGGAGTGGAATCTGCCGGTGACGCTCGTGCAGTTCTCGTCCGCGTTCTGCGCGCCGTGCCGGGCGACCCGGCTGCTGTGCGCGGACGTGGCGGCCAGGATCCCGGGAGTCGGGCACGTCGAGGTCGACGCCGAGCACCACCTGGACACCGTCCGGGCGTTGGACATCCGCCGCACCCCGACCGTGCTGGTCGTCGACGCCGCCGGGCGGATCGTGCGCCGGGCCAGTGGCCTGCCGACGAGGTCACAGCTGATGACGGCTATCGCCGACCTGGTCTGA
- a CDS encoding helix-turn-helix domain-containing protein, whose product MTDSSTLAEKIDRLFDIVRRPNREQYSHEEVARACREATGETFSATYLWQLRTGRRDNPTKRHLEALAQFFQVPPAYFFDDQQGARIAEELALLGALRDAAVREVALRAVTLSPEGLGTISDMIEAIGRREASRHSGAA is encoded by the coding sequence GTGACAGATTCGTCGACGCTGGCTGAGAAGATCGATCGTCTCTTTGACATCGTCCGGAGGCCGAATCGCGAGCAGTACAGCCACGAGGAGGTCGCTCGGGCGTGCCGGGAGGCGACCGGGGAGACGTTCTCCGCGACGTACCTGTGGCAGCTGCGCACCGGCCGGAGGGACAATCCGACGAAGCGGCACCTCGAGGCGTTGGCGCAGTTCTTCCAGGTCCCCCCGGCGTACTTCTTCGACGACCAGCAGGGCGCCCGGATCGCCGAGGAGCTGGCCCTGCTGGGCGCGCTCCGCGACGCTGCGGTGCGTGAGGTCGCGTTACGCGCCGTCACCCTGTCCCCCGAAGGGCTCGGCACGATCAGCGACATGATCGAGGCCATCGGGCGACGCGAGGCCAGCCGGCACTCCGGTGCCGCGTAA
- a CDS encoding DUF1918 domain-containing protein gives MHATVGDRLQVHSPTVGIKDRTGEIIEVRGAEGGPPYMVRFDDGHESLVFPGPDSQVVHLPAE, from the coding sequence ATGCACGCCACAGTGGGTGACAGGCTCCAGGTACACAGCCCCACGGTCGGGATCAAGGACCGGACCGGCGAGATCATCGAGGTGCGCGGGGCCGAGGGCGGGCCGCCGTACATGGTCCGTTTCGACGACGGGCACGAGTCACTGGTCTTCCCGGGTCCGGACAGCCAGGTCGTGCACCTCCCGGCGGAGTAG